Proteins from a genomic interval of Arachis hypogaea cultivar Tifrunner chromosome 10, arahy.Tifrunner.gnm2.J5K5, whole genome shotgun sequence:
- the LOC112715754 gene encoding autophagy-related protein 18c — translation MLASGPPSRMGSSVSPSQGIFPPSNIGNSEFLNVGASSSFPPPELDMNKNDETDLLSVSWNQNSGCIAAGTSNGFRIYNCEPFKETFRRDLKSGGFKIVEMLFRCNILGLVGSVGNTHYPPNKVLIWDDHQSRCIGEFTFRSEVRGVKLRRDRIVVVLEHKIYIYNLMDLKLLHQIETLANPRGLCCLSHHSNTFVLACPGLCKGQVRVEHFGLNVTKLINAHDSQIACFTLSMDGLLLATASVKGTLIRIFNTMDGSRLQEVRRGADRAEINSMALSPNVQWLAASSDKGTVHLFNLRVRVFGEDTRPNSPRGPALVHQNSSTSLDPLVSPNTGANPNSSLSFMRGVLPKYFSSEWSFAQFHLSERTKFIVAFGSQSQNSVLIVGMDGSFYRCSFDPVRGGAMLQKEYVSFLKFQSRSTI, via the exons ATGCTGGCAAGTGGCCCCCCATCTCGTATGGGTTCATCTGTTTCTCCGTCTCAAGGAATATTTCCACCTTCGAATATTGGAAATAGTGAATTCCTTAATGTTggggcctcttcttcttttcccccGCCTGAATTAGATATGAACAAAAATGATGAAACAGATTTACTCTCAGTATCATGGAATCAGAACAGTGGTTGTATTGCTGCTGGGACAAGTAATGGTTTTCGTATCTATAATTGTGAACCTTTCAAGGAAACTTTCAGGCGTGATTTAAAGAGTGGTGGTTTCAAAATTGTGGAGATGCTGTTCCGGTGCAATATTCTGGGACTTGTTGGTTCTGTAGGTAATACCCATTACCCACCCAATAAAGTTTTGATTTGGGATGATCATCAGAGCAGATGCATTGGTGAATTTACATTCAGATCTGAAGTTCGCGGAGTGAAGTTAAGACGTGATCGGATTGTAGTTGTCCTTGAGCACAAGATATATATTTATAACCTTATGGATCTGAAGCTTCTTCACCAGATTGAGACTCTGGCAAATCCTAGGGGGTTGTGCTGTCTTTCTCACCATTCAAATACATTTGTTTTGGCTTGTCCAGGTCTTTGCAAAGGACAGGTTCGGGTTGAACATTTTGGACTAAATGTTACCAAATTAATCAATGCTCATGATTCTCAAATTGCTTGCTTCACTCTGTCAATGGATGGACTACTCCTTGCAACTGCTAGTGTAAAGGGCACTTTGATTAGAATCTTCAATACAATGGACGGGTCGCGATTACAAGAA GTGAGAAGAGGGGCGGATAGAGCTGAAATAAACAGTATGGCTCTGTCACCAAATGTGCAGTGGTTGGCAGCATCAAGTGACAAAGGAACTGTTCATTTATTCAACTTGAGAGTGAGAGTGTTTGGGGAGGATACTCGGCCAAACTCTCCCAGAGGGCCTGCTCTGGTCCATCAGAATTCTTCAACTTCTTTAGATCCCTTGGTTTCTCCAAATACCGGTGCCAATCCGAATTCATCATTATCTTTCATGAGAG GAGTTTTACCAAAATACTTTAGCTCAGAATGGTCATTTGCTCAGTTCCACTTGTCTGAACGCACAAAATTCATTGTGGCATTCGGATCGCAGTCTCAGAACAGTGTCctaattgttggcatggatgggaG TTTCTATAGGTGCAGTTTTGATCCGGTGCGTGGGGGTGCAATGTTGCAGAAGGAATATGTTAGTTTTCTAAAGTTTCAAAGTAGATCAACTATTTAG
- the LOC112715755 gene encoding uncharacterized protein, with the protein MEALLCRKLGDPSLSLEDDNSPIIVSKNHPVPQLKSPTSVRVRIKATSLNFANYLQIQGKYQEKATLPFIPGSDYSGIVDAVGPKVSNFRVGDPVCSFAALGSFAEFIVVDENELFRVPEGCDLVAAGALAVAFGTSHVALVHRANLTSGQVLVVLGAAGGVGLAAVQIGKACGAIVIAVARGAEKVQILKTLGVDHVVDLVSENVIESVKEFLKARRLKGVDVLYDPVGGKLTKESMKLLKWGAQILIIGFASGEIPVIPANIALVKNWTVHGLYWGSYKIHRPAVLEDSLKDLLSWLARGLISIHISHSYCLSEANLAFSAIKDRKVIGKVMIVFDDKLTRSKL; encoded by the exons ATGGAAGCTCTTTTGTGCAGAAAACTTGGTGATCCATCGTTATCTTTGGAAGACGATAACAGCCCAATAATTGTGTCCAAGAACCATCCAGTTCCTCAGTTGAAGTCTCCCACTTCTGTAAGAGTCAGAATCAAGGCTACGAGCTTGAATTTTGCAAATTACTTGCAGATCCAAGGTAAGTATCAGGAGAAGGCGACTTTGCCATTCATACCTGGATCCGATTATTCGGGAATCGTTGACGCCGTTGGCCCCAAAGTTTCAAACTTTCGTGTTGGGGACCCTGTTTGTTCCTTTGCTGCTCTTGGTTCATTCGCTGAGTTCATTGTTGTTGACGAGAACGAGTT GTTTCGTGTGCCAGAAGGTTGTGATCTTGTTGCTGCTGGAGCACTTGCTGTGGCATTTGGCACTTCTCATGTAGCACTTGTCCATAGAGCTAATTTAACCTCTGGTCAG GTGTTGGTGGTTTTGGGTGCAGCAGGAGGTGTAGGGCTTGCAGCTGTTCAAATTGGAAAAGCGTGTGGTGCCATTGTCATTGCTGTTGCTAG GGGAGCTGAAAAGGTGCAGATTTTGAAGACTCTTGGTGTTGATCATGTGGTGGACTTGGTCAGTGAAAATGTTATCGAGAGTGTGAAAGAGTTCCTTAAGGCTAGAAGGCTTAAAGGTGTTGATGTCCTCTATGACCCGGTTGGAGGCAAGCTTacgaaagaaagcatgaaacttCTGAAATGGGGAGCTCAGATTCTCATAATTGGGTTTGCGAGCGGCGAAATTCCTGTCATCCCTGCTAACATAGCTCTTGTTAAG AATTGGACAGTTCATGGTCTTTATTGGGGTAGCTACAAGATACATCGCCCAGCTGTTCTTGAAGATTCTCTAAAAGACTTATTGTCTTGGTTGGCAAGAGGCTTGATTTCCATCCACATTTCTCATTCTTACTGCTTGTCAGAG GCCAACCTTGCGTTTTCTGCTATCAAAGATAGGAAAGTCATTGGGAAGGTGATGATTGTTTTTGATGACAAACTTACAAGATCTAAGCTGTGA